A region of Diospyros lotus cultivar Yz01 chromosome 3, ASM1463336v1, whole genome shotgun sequence DNA encodes the following proteins:
- the LOC127797675 gene encoding cytochrome b-c1 complex subunit Rieske-4, mitochondrial-like, with amino-acid sequence MLRVAGRRLSSLSWMRSAQTSPFVVRNAITGPDSPSGSPKSACSPHAFSVNSMFLDQFRGFSSDSLAPTHDAGVIPDLAATVAAVKNPTSKIVYDEYNHERYPPGDPSKRAFAYFVLTGGRFVYASLIRLLILKFVLSMSASKDVLALASIEVDLSSIEPGTTVTVKWRGKPVFIRRRTEEDIKLANSVDVASLRDPQEDAARVKDPEWLVVVGVCTHLGCIPLPNAGDFGGWFCPCHGSHYDISGRIRKGPAPFNLEVPTYSFMEENKLMIG; translated from the exons atgttgaGAGTTGCAGGGAGGAGGCTGTCTTCTCTCTCATGGATGAGGTCGGCCCAGACATCGCCCTTCGTCGTTAGGAACGCTATCACCGGCCCCGATTCACCCTCCGGCAGCCCTAAGTCCGCTTGCTCACCCCACGCGTTTTCCGTCAACTCCATGTTTCTCGATCAATTCAGAG GATTTTCTTCTGATTCCCTGGCTCCCACACATGACGCTGGTGTAATCCCAGACCTCGCAGCTACCGTGGCAGCTGTCAAAAATCccacctcaaaaattgtgtatgATGAGTACAACCATGAGCGCTACCCCCCTGGTGACCCCAGCAAGCGAGCATTTGCATACTTTGTCTTGACTGGTGGCCGGTTTGTGTATGCTTCGCTGATTCGTCTCCTGATACTCAAGTTTGTCTTGAGCATGTCTGCCAGTAAAGATGTTCTTGCCCTTGCCTCCATTGAGGTAGACCTCTCCAGCATTGAACCAGGAACTACTGTTACAGTCAAGTGGCGCGGTAAACCAGTTTTCATCAGGCGTCGAACTGAAGAGGACATCAAGTTGGCCAACAGTGTTGATGTTGCCTCCCTGCGCGACCCACAGGAGGACGCTGCTAGAGTCAAGGATCCTGAATGGCTTGTGGTGGTTGGAGTGTGTACGCATTTAGGCTGTATCCCGCTGCCAAATGCTGGCGATTTTGGTGGTTGGTTTTGTCCATGTCATGGTTCGCACTACGATATATCTGGCAGGATCCGCAAGGGGCCCGCACCCTTCAATCTGGAAGTGCCTACTTACAGCTTCATGGAGGAAAATAAGTTGATGATCGGGTGA
- the LOC127797373 gene encoding uncharacterized protein LOC127797373, producing the protein MASISKLSTSGPAGSSTPFKPKCLQPKCFIGFSNTRTAFDRRISSSRLSICGNHAFRGSLAVRCSQLDGNGSQIKRTVLHDLYEKEGQSPWYDNLCRPVTDLLPLIASGVRGVTSNPAIFQKAISTSDAYNEQFRELAEAGKDIESAYWELVVKDIQDACKLFEPIYDQTDGGDGYVSVEVSPRLADDTEGTVEAAKWLHKVVDRPNVYIKIPATAKCIPSIKEVISLGISVNVTLIFSLARYEAVIDAYLDGLEASGLSDLSRVTSVASFFVSRVDTLVDKMLEKIGTPEALDLRGKAANAQAALAYKLYQKKFSGPRWEALVKKGAKKQRLLWASTSVKNPAYPDTLYVAPLIGPDTVSTMPDQALQAFIDHGTVSRTIDSNISEAEGFYSSLEKLGIDWGYVGSQLELEGVDAFKKSFDSLLDSLQEKADSLKLISL; encoded by the exons ATGGCTTCCATTTCCAAGCTCTCAACTTCCGGCCCTGCTGGTTCGTCTACTCCGTTCAAACCCAAATGTTTGCAGCCCAAATGTTTTATCGGCTTCAGCAACACCAGAACTGCTTTTGATCGGAGAATTTCATCCTCCAGGCTCTCCATTTGCGGCAACCATGCTTTCCGGGGCTCATTGGC TGTCAGGTGTTCGCAACTTGATGGAAATGGAAGCCAGATCAAGAGAACAGTTCTCCATGATCTTTATGAGAAAGAAGGGCAGAGCCCATGGTATGATAACTTATGCCGTCCTGTTACTGATCTCCTCCCTTTGATTGCAAGTGGTGTTAGAGGTGTTACCAGCAACCCAGCG ATTTTCCAGAAAGCCATATCAACTTCAGATGCTTACAATGAACAGTTCAG AGAACTTGCAGAAGCAGGAAAAGATATTGAAAGTGCATATTGGGAACTTGTGGTGAAGGACATCCAAGATGCGTGCAAACTTTTTGAGCCAATCTATGATCAAACAGATGGAGGTGATGGGTATGTCTCTGTTGAAGTTTCTCCCAGGCTGGCTGATGATACTGAGGGAACTGTTGAGGCAGCAAAATGGCTTCACAAAGTGGTTGATCGCCCAAATGTCTATATAAAGATCCCTGCCACAGCCAAATGCATCCCCTCAATTAAGGAAGTTATTTCACTGGGTATAAGCGTCAATGTTACT CTCATATTCTCTCTCGCTAGATATGAAGCTGTAATTGATGCTTACTTGGATGGCCTTGAGGCCTCTGGGCTAAGTGACCTCTCCAGAGTTACAAGTGTTGCTTCTTTCTTTGTAAGTCGGGTGGACACACTGGTTGACAAGatgcttgagaagattggaaCACCAGAGGCCCTTGATCTCCGAGGAAAG GCAGCAAATGCTCAAGCTGCTTTGGCATATAAACTTTACCAAAAGAAATTCAGCGGACCCAGATGGGAGGCTCTGGTGAAAAAGGGTGCCAAGAAGCAGAGGCTATTGTGGGCGTCCACCAGCGTCAAGAACCCGGCTTACCCTGACACCTTATATGTTGCCCCCCTTATTGGACCAGACACA GTTTCAACAATGCCTGACCAAGCTCTCCAAGCATTCATTGACCATGGGACTGTGTCGAGAACGATTGATTCAAATATATCCGAAGCTGAAGGCTTCTACAGCTCCCTGGAGAAGTTGGGGATTGATTGGGGATACGTGGGATCGCAGCTCGAACTCGAGGGAGTCGATGCTTTCAAGAAGAGCTTCGACAGCCTGCTCGACAGTCTGCAGGAGAAGGCAGACTCTCTTAAGCTCATCAGTCTCTAA
- the LOC127797374 gene encoding peptidyl-prolyl cis-trans isomerase FKBP19, chloroplastic isoform X2: MACSISALGSSLSLAKPNNSSAAVMRQHPKSPRYFPEPAARLHPNPSDASNSCGARIAADCGAVFDRRNILLLISSATVGSIAPLLRNSSKDGIAVAAEFADMPALRGKDYGKTKMRYPDYTETESGLQYKDLRGGSGPTPKSGDTVVVDWDGYTIGYYGRIFEARNKTKGGSFEGDDKDFYKFRVGSQQVIPAFEEAVSGMALGGIRRIIVPPELGYPYNDFNKMGPRPTTFSGQRALDFVLRNQGLIDKTLLFDIELLKIIPN; encoded by the exons ATGGCGTGCTCGATTTCGGCCCTGGGATCATCTCTATCTCTCGCAAAACCTAATAACTCTTCTGCTGCGGTG ATGCGGCAGCATCCTAAATCGCCTAGATATTTCCCTGAACCAGCAGCGAGACTCCATCCTAATCCTTCTGATGCGTCCAATTCTTGTG GTGCAAGGATCGCGGCCGACTGTGGAGCAGTTTTTGATCGGAGAAACATACTTCTTCTAATATCATCAGCCACAGTTGGGTCCATAGCACCACTATTACGGAACTCTTCTAAGGATGGGATAGCTGTGGCAGCTGAATTTGCTGACA TGCCAGCACTTAGGGGAAAAGATTATGGAAAGACAAAGATGCGGTACCCAGATTACACTGAAACAGAGTCAGGTCTCCAGTATAAG GACTTGCGAGGAGGAAGTGGCCCTACACCGAAGAGCGGAGATACTGTAGTG GTTGATTGGGATGGTTACACTATAGGATACTATGGCCGCATATTTGAGGCTCGAAACAAAACAAAGGGAGGTTCCTTTGAG GGTGATGACAAGGACTTTTACAAATTTAGAGTGGGATCTCAGCAG GTAATACCAGCCTTTGAGGAAGCTGTTTCAGGAATGGCTCTTGGTGGCATTAGAAG GATCATAGTACCTCCAGAGCTGGGGTATCCTTATAATGACTTCAATAAGATGGGGCCAAGACCAACGACATTTTCG GGCCAAAGGGCCTTGGATTTTGTGCTGCGGAACCAAGGATTGATTGACAAAACTCTGTTGTTTGACATTGAGCTCCTGAAGATCATCCCTAATTGA
- the LOC127797374 gene encoding peptidyl-prolyl cis-trans isomerase FKBP19, chloroplastic isoform X1, whose amino-acid sequence MACSISALGSSLSLAKPNNSSAAVMRQHPKSPRYFPEPAARLHPNPSDASNSCGARIAADCGAVFDRRNILLLISSATVGSIAPLLRNSSKDGIAVAAEFADMPALRGKDYGKTKMRYPDYTETESGLQYKDLRGGSGPTPKSGDTVVVDWDGYTIGYYGRIFEARNKTKGGSFEGDDKDFYKFRVGSQQVIPAFEEAVSGMALGGIRRIIVPPELGYPYNDFNKMGPRPTTFSCFQQGQRALDFVLRNQGLIDKTLLFDIELLKIIPN is encoded by the exons ATGGCGTGCTCGATTTCGGCCCTGGGATCATCTCTATCTCTCGCAAAACCTAATAACTCTTCTGCTGCGGTG ATGCGGCAGCATCCTAAATCGCCTAGATATTTCCCTGAACCAGCAGCGAGACTCCATCCTAATCCTTCTGATGCGTCCAATTCTTGTG GTGCAAGGATCGCGGCCGACTGTGGAGCAGTTTTTGATCGGAGAAACATACTTCTTCTAATATCATCAGCCACAGTTGGGTCCATAGCACCACTATTACGGAACTCTTCTAAGGATGGGATAGCTGTGGCAGCTGAATTTGCTGACA TGCCAGCACTTAGGGGAAAAGATTATGGAAAGACAAAGATGCGGTACCCAGATTACACTGAAACAGAGTCAGGTCTCCAGTATAAG GACTTGCGAGGAGGAAGTGGCCCTACACCGAAGAGCGGAGATACTGTAGTG GTTGATTGGGATGGTTACACTATAGGATACTATGGCCGCATATTTGAGGCTCGAAACAAAACAAAGGGAGGTTCCTTTGAG GGTGATGACAAGGACTTTTACAAATTTAGAGTGGGATCTCAGCAG GTAATACCAGCCTTTGAGGAAGCTGTTTCAGGAATGGCTCTTGGTGGCATTAGAAG GATCATAGTACCTCCAGAGCTGGGGTATCCTTATAATGACTTCAATAAGATGGGGCCAAGACCAACGACATTTTCG TGTTTTCAACAGGGCCAAAGGGCCTTGGATTTTGTGCTGCGGAACCAAGGATTGATTGACAAAACTCTGTTGTTTGACATTGAGCTCCTGAAGATCATCCCTAATTGA